A genomic region of Pseudomonas abietaniphila contains the following coding sequences:
- a CDS encoding CDP-6-deoxy-delta-3,4-glucoseen reductase → MRVTLQPSGAVLETLPGERILDAAQRLGYECPQSCRNGNCHICSALLVEGSVLQNGELQGHGEIYTCLAVPQEDCVVLWDSVLPLGELPVRTFACQVTECVEVGGDVWRVMLRAPAGKLPRYHAGQYLMIDRDDGEKSAFSMASAPESGRDLEFHVLARESSAQNLIKQLQREGMARIELPFGDTHLGELPDGPLVLIAAGTGMGQMHSLIEHCRSKGFPYPVHLYWGVRRPEDFYELKHWDEWKTLPNLHLHKVVSDLCGWEGRCGMLHEAVCEDFADLKSIQVYASGSPNMVYSTLDALVVAGMDAHQMRADVFAYAPRS, encoded by the coding sequence ATGCGCGTAACCTTGCAGCCATCGGGCGCCGTACTTGAGACATTGCCCGGCGAGCGGATCCTCGATGCCGCCCAGCGCCTGGGCTACGAATGCCCGCAGAGCTGTCGCAATGGCAACTGCCATATCTGCTCGGCGCTGCTGGTAGAAGGCAGCGTCTTGCAAAACGGTGAGTTGCAGGGCCACGGCGAAATCTACACCTGCCTGGCCGTGCCGCAGGAAGACTGCGTGGTGCTCTGGGACAGCGTGCTGCCACTGGGGGAATTGCCGGTGCGCACGTTCGCCTGTCAGGTGACTGAGTGCGTCGAAGTCGGCGGGGATGTATGGCGCGTGATGTTGCGCGCCCCTGCAGGCAAGCTACCGCGTTATCACGCCGGCCAGTATCTGATGATCGACCGGGACGACGGTGAGAAGTCCGCGTTCTCTATGGCTTCAGCGCCTGAAAGCGGCCGCGATCTGGAGTTTCATGTGCTGGCGCGCGAATCCAGCGCGCAGAACCTGATCAAGCAGCTGCAACGTGAGGGCATGGCGCGCATTGAATTGCCCTTTGGCGATACCCACCTGGGCGAACTGCCCGATGGTCCGTTGGTGTTGATCGCGGCAGGGACCGGCATGGGGCAGATGCACAGCCTGATCGAGCACTGCCGTTCCAAGGGGTTCCCGTACCCGGTTCATCTGTACTGGGGCGTGCGGCGGCCTGAAGATTTTTATGAGCTCAAGCATTGGGACGAGTGGAAGACGCTGCCGAATCTGCATCTGCACAAGGTCGTCAGTGATCTGTGTGGTTGGGAAGGGCGGTGTGGCATGTTGCACGAGGCGGTCTGCGAAGACTTCGCTGACCTGAAATCGATTCAGGTGTACGCCAGCGGCTCGCCCAACATGGTTTATTCCACGCTGGATGCCCTCGTGGTCGCCGGGATGGATGCGCATCAGATGCGCGCCGACGTGTTCGCCTACGCGCCGCGCTCATGA
- a CDS encoding amino acid ABC transporter ATP-binding protein has product MPLLRISALHKYYGDHHVLKGIDLTVEEGQVVAIIGRSGSGKSTLLRTLNGLESINDGVIEVDGEYLDAARADLRSLRQKVGMVFQQFNLFPHLTVGENVMLAPQVVKKASKAEATKLAKEMLNRVGLGEKFDAFPDRLSGGQQQRVAIARALAMSPKVLLCDEITSALDPELVNEVLSVVRELAKDGMTLIMVTHEMRFAREVGDKLVFMHQGKVHEVGDPRELMANPKTPELANFIGSVEQA; this is encoded by the coding sequence ATGCCTCTGCTTAGAATTTCCGCCCTGCACAAATATTACGGCGACCACCACGTGCTCAAAGGCATCGACCTCACCGTCGAGGAAGGTCAGGTCGTGGCGATCATCGGTCGCAGCGGTTCGGGCAAAAGCACGTTGCTGCGCACGCTTAACGGCCTCGAGTCGATAAACGACGGTGTGATCGAAGTCGATGGCGAATACCTGGACGCCGCACGCGCGGATCTGCGCAGCCTTCGGCAGAAGGTCGGCATGGTCTTCCAGCAGTTCAACCTGTTTCCGCACCTGACGGTCGGCGAGAACGTCATGCTCGCGCCGCAGGTGGTCAAAAAGGCCTCCAAGGCAGAAGCGACCAAGCTGGCCAAGGAGATGCTCAACCGTGTGGGGCTGGGTGAGAAATTCGATGCGTTTCCGGATCGCCTGTCGGGCGGCCAGCAGCAACGCGTCGCCATCGCTCGTGCCCTGGCGATGTCGCCAAAGGTGCTGCTGTGCGACGAAATCACCTCGGCGCTAGACCCTGAGCTGGTCAACGAAGTGCTGAGCGTGGTGCGCGAGTTGGCCAAAGACGGCATGACGCTGATCATGGTGACCCACGAAATGCGCTTTGCCCGGGAAGTGGGCGACAAGCTGGTGTTCATGCATCAGGGCAAAGTGCACGAGGTGGGCGATCCGCGGGAATTGATGGCCAACCCGAAAACGCCTGAGCTGGCGAACTTCATCGGGTCCGTCGAACAGGCATAA
- a CDS encoding transporter substrate-binding domain-containing protein, whose translation MTKRYSALLAALFASLMLGQAPAHANGLDDVTARGVLKVAVPQDFPPFGSVGPDMKPRGLDIDTAQLIADQLKVKLELTPVNSTNRIPFLTTGKVDLVISSLGKNPDREKVIDFSRAYAPFYLAVFGPPDAAIAGVDDLKGKTISVTRGAIEDIELTAVAPKEATIKRFEDNNSTIAAYLANQTDLIASGNVVMVAISEKNPKRIPALKVKLKDSPVYVGVNKGQPELLAKVNEILEAAKKDGALEKNSQTWLKQPLPADL comes from the coding sequence ATGACCAAGCGTTACAGCGCTCTGCTTGCCGCCCTGTTTGCCAGCCTCATGCTCGGCCAGGCCCCAGCCCATGCCAACGGCCTGGATGATGTGACCGCCCGCGGCGTCCTGAAAGTCGCCGTACCGCAAGACTTCCCGCCCTTCGGCTCGGTCGGTCCGGACATGAAACCTCGGGGCCTGGACATCGACACTGCGCAGCTGATCGCCGATCAGTTGAAAGTCAAACTCGAGCTGACGCCGGTCAACAGCACCAACCGCATCCCGTTTCTGACTACCGGCAAGGTCGACCTGGTGATTTCCAGCCTCGGCAAGAACCCGGACCGTGAGAAGGTCATCGACTTCTCCCGCGCCTACGCGCCCTTTTACCTCGCTGTGTTCGGCCCACCTGACGCTGCCATCGCCGGTGTGGACGACCTCAAAGGCAAGACCATCAGCGTCACCCGTGGCGCGATCGAAGACATCGAGCTGACCGCCGTGGCGCCTAAAGAAGCCACCATCAAGCGCTTCGAAGACAACAATTCCACCATCGCTGCCTATCTGGCCAACCAGACCGACCTGATCGCCAGCGGCAACGTGGTGATGGTCGCAATCAGCGAGAAGAACCCCAAGCGCATCCCTGCGCTGAAAGTGAAGCTCAAGGACTCCCCAGTGTATGTCGGCGTCAACAAGGGTCAGCCTGAGCTGCTGGCCAAGGTCAACGAAATCCTCGAAGCGGCGAAGAAAGACGGCGCGCTGGAAAAGAACTCGCAGACCTGGCTGAAGCAGCCTCTGCCGGCCGATCTCTGA
- the rho gene encoding transcription termination factor Rho, which produces MNLTELKQKPITDLLEMAEQMGIENMARSRKQDVIFSLLKKHAKSGEEISGDGVLEILQDGFGFLRSADASYLAGPDDIYVSPSQIRRFNLRTGDTIVGKIRPPKEGERYFALLKVDTINFDRPENAKNKILFENLTPLFPTVRMKMEAGNGSTEDLTGRVIDLCAPIGKGQRGLIVAPPKAGKTIMLQNIASNITRNNPEVHLIVLLIDERPEEVTEMQRTVRGEVVASTFDEPPTRHVQVAEMVIEKAKRLVEHKKDVVILLDSITRLARAYNTVIPSSGKVLTGGVDAHALEKPKRFFGAARNIEEGGSLTIIATALVETGSKMDEVIYEEFKGTGNMELPLDRKIAEKRVFPAININRSGTRREELLTADDELQRMWILRKLLHPMDEVAAIEFLIDKLKQTKTNDEFFLSMKRK; this is translated from the coding sequence ATGAACCTGACTGAACTCAAGCAAAAGCCTATTACCGATCTGCTCGAAATGGCCGAACAGATGGGCATAGAAAATATGGCCCGTTCGCGCAAGCAGGATGTGATCTTCTCCCTGCTGAAAAAGCACGCTAAAAGCGGCGAGGAAATCTCGGGTGATGGCGTGCTGGAGATCCTCCAGGATGGCTTCGGCTTCCTTCGCTCTGCAGACGCCTCCTACCTTGCCGGCCCAGACGACATCTACGTCTCGCCGAGCCAGATCCGCCGTTTCAACCTTCGCACGGGCGACACCATTGTTGGCAAGATCCGTCCACCGAAGGAAGGCGAGCGTTACTTCGCACTGCTCAAGGTCGACACGATCAACTTCGACCGTCCAGAAAACGCGAAGAACAAGATTCTGTTCGAAAACCTGACGCCGTTGTTCCCGACCGTGCGCATGAAGATGGAAGCCGGTAACGGTTCCACCGAAGACCTCACCGGTCGCGTCATCGACCTGTGTGCCCCGATCGGCAAAGGTCAACGTGGTCTGATCGTTGCGCCGCCGAAGGCGGGCAAGACCATCATGCTGCAGAACATCGCGTCGAACATCACCCGCAACAACCCTGAAGTTCACCTGATCGTTCTGCTGATCGATGAGCGTCCGGAAGAAGTGACCGAAATGCAGCGCACCGTGCGCGGCGAAGTGGTTGCTTCCACCTTCGACGAGCCACCTACCCGTCACGTGCAGGTCGCCGAAATGGTGATCGAGAAGGCTAAACGCCTGGTCGAGCACAAGAAGGACGTGGTCATTCTGCTCGACTCCATCACCCGTCTGGCTCGCGCCTACAACACCGTCATCCCGAGCTCCGGCAAGGTACTGACCGGTGGTGTCGATGCTCACGCTCTGGAAAAACCAAAGCGTTTCTTCGGTGCGGCTCGTAACATCGAAGAAGGCGGCTCGCTGACCATCATCGCCACCGCGCTGGTTGAAACCGGCTCGAAGATGGACGAAGTGATCTACGAAGAATTCAAAGGCACCGGCAACATGGAGCTGCCTCTGGATCGCAAGATCGCCGAGAAGCGCGTTTTCCCGGCCATCAACATCAACCGTTCCGGCACACGCCGCGAAGAGTTGCTGACCGCCGACGACGAGCTGCAGCGCATGTGGATTCTGCGCAAGCTGCTGCATCCTATGGATGAAGTCGCTGCCATCGAGTTCTTGATCGACAAGCTGAAACAGACCAAGACCAACGATGAGTTCTTCCTGTCGATGAAGCGCAAATAA
- a CDS encoding amino acid ABC transporter permease encodes MMDFTLWDIVRNLLTGLQWTLALSLVAFIGGGVIGLLVMTMRISDTPALRTLARCYIELFQGTPLLMQLFMVFFGVALMGVDISPWLAAALALTLFTSAYLAEIWRGCVESISNGQWEASASLALTPFEQLRYVILPQALRIAVAPTVGFSVQVVKGTAVTSIIGFTELTKTGGMLANATFQPFMVYGFVALGYFLLCYPLSLSARYLERRLHASA; translated from the coding sequence CTGATGGATTTCACACTCTGGGACATCGTGCGCAACCTGCTCACGGGCCTGCAATGGACGCTGGCCCTGTCGCTGGTGGCCTTCATCGGCGGCGGAGTGATCGGCTTGCTGGTCATGACGATGCGCATCTCGGACACCCCGGCGCTTCGCACCCTCGCCCGCTGTTACATCGAGCTGTTTCAGGGCACGCCGCTGCTGATGCAGCTGTTTATGGTGTTCTTCGGTGTGGCGTTGATGGGCGTGGACATTTCGCCGTGGCTCGCAGCAGCACTGGCATTGACGCTGTTCACCAGCGCGTATCTGGCCGAAATCTGGCGGGGCTGCGTCGAGTCGATTTCCAATGGTCAATGGGAAGCATCGGCCAGCCTGGCGCTCACGCCATTCGAGCAACTGCGCTATGTGATCCTGCCGCAAGCGTTGCGCATCGCAGTGGCGCCAACGGTGGGTTTCTCGGTGCAAGTGGTCAAAGGCACCGCCGTGACCTCGATCATCGGCTTTACCGAGCTGACCAAAACCGGCGGCATGCTCGCCAACGCTACGTTCCAGCCTTTCATGGTCTACGGCTTCGTCGCCCTGGGCTACTTCCTGCTTTGCTATCCGTTGTCGCTCAGCGCGCGCTACCTGGAAAGGAGACTTCATGCCTCTGCTTAG
- a CDS encoding FadR/GntR family transcriptional regulator has protein sequence MHPSPIAVPEAAFQAIRKLIAEQGYGPGDSLPSQRDLAVRLGVSRASLREALSSLSALGVVSVQPGKGVFVQAVSEPQQSTSGFSWPYAAHASPSETFQLRYALEGFAAGLAAVTLTADERDVLEDNVEAMRLELKAGDFDCAAKLDFDFHRRILVASGNQAILGIITASADIFLESQKLPFIRAGRAMETWQEHRKILRALARNASGPAQKAMQEHIRGAALRTGIVFVAPSA, from the coding sequence ATGCACCCGAGCCCTATTGCAGTACCTGAAGCCGCCTTTCAAGCGATCCGCAAACTGATCGCCGAGCAGGGCTATGGCCCCGGCGACAGCTTGCCTTCGCAGCGGGATCTGGCGGTTCGCCTGGGTGTCAGTCGCGCGTCGTTGCGTGAGGCGCTTTCTTCGTTAAGCGCGCTGGGTGTGGTCAGCGTGCAGCCGGGAAAAGGCGTATTCGTTCAGGCGGTTTCTGAACCACAACAGAGCACGAGCGGTTTTTCCTGGCCTTATGCGGCCCATGCGTCGCCTTCTGAGACTTTTCAACTGCGCTACGCGCTGGAAGGCTTTGCGGCGGGGCTGGCGGCAGTGACGCTGACCGCCGATGAGCGTGATGTGCTGGAAGACAACGTCGAAGCCATGCGCCTGGAGTTGAAGGCCGGGGATTTCGACTGTGCGGCAAAACTGGATTTCGATTTCCACCGGCGCATTCTGGTCGCCAGTGGCAATCAGGCCATTCTCGGGATCATCACTGCCAGTGCCGACATTTTTCTGGAGAGCCAGAAACTGCCTTTCATTCGGGCGGGCAGGGCAATGGAAACGTGGCAGGAACACCGCAAGATCCTGCGCGCGTTAGCCCGCAACGCCTCGGGCCCGGCGCAAAAAGCCATGCAGGAGCACATCAGAGGCGCTGCGCTGCGCACCGGCATCGTATTCGTCGCGCCTTCGGCCTAG
- a CDS encoding amino acid ABC transporter permease translates to MAYQFDFIPVLQNADLLLRGALFTLELTAIGTLLGISVGIVGAIVRAWKIQPFSAIFGVYVELIRNTPFLVQLFFIFFGLPSLGVQISEWQAAVLAMVINLGAYSTEIIRAGVQAIPRGQLEASAALAMTRFETFRYVVLVPALGKVWPALSSQIIIVMLGSAVCSQIATEELSFAANFIQSRNFRAFETYIITTLIYLCMALLIRQLLAWIGRRYIARNS, encoded by the coding sequence ATGGCTTATCAGTTCGACTTCATTCCGGTCCTGCAAAACGCTGACTTGCTGCTGCGCGGAGCCTTGTTCACGCTGGAGCTGACGGCCATCGGCACCTTGCTCGGCATCAGCGTGGGCATCGTGGGCGCGATTGTCAGAGCCTGGAAGATCCAGCCCTTCTCGGCGATCTTCGGGGTCTACGTCGAGCTGATACGCAACACGCCGTTTCTCGTGCAGCTTTTCTTCATCTTTTTCGGGTTGCCTTCATTGGGCGTGCAGATTTCCGAGTGGCAGGCCGCAGTGCTGGCGATGGTGATCAACCTGGGCGCTTACTCCACGGAGATCATCCGGGCCGGCGTCCAGGCGATACCTCGCGGACAACTGGAGGCATCGGCCGCACTGGCGATGACGCGTTTCGAGACCTTTCGCTACGTGGTGCTAGTGCCCGCGCTGGGCAAAGTGTGGCCGGCACTGAGCAGCCAGATCATCATCGTCATGCTCGGTTCTGCCGTCTGTTCGCAGATCGCCACCGAGGAGCTGAGCTTCGCCGCGAACTTCATTCAGTCGCGCAACTTCCGCGCATTCGAGACGTACATCATCACCACGCTGATTTACCTGTGCATGGCCCTGCTGATTCGTCAGTTGCTGGCATGGATCGGTCGTCGCTACATCGCGAGGAACAGCTGA
- the trxA gene encoding thioredoxin TrxA, with amino-acid sequence MSSDLIKHVSDASFEADVLKASGPVLVDYWAEWCGPCKMIAPVLDDIAGTYEGKLTIAKLNIDENQETPAKHGVRGIPTLMLFKDGEVAATKVGALSKSQLQAFLDANI; translated from the coding sequence ATGAGTAGCGACCTTATCAAACACGTCAGCGACGCGAGCTTCGAAGCCGATGTCCTGAAGGCTAGCGGTCCTGTGCTGGTTGATTACTGGGCTGAGTGGTGTGGCCCTTGCAAAATGATCGCTCCGGTTCTGGACGACATCGCCGGCACTTACGAAGGCAAGCTGACCATTGCCAAGCTGAACATCGACGAAAACCAGGAAACGCCAGCCAAGCACGGCGTTCGTGGTATCCCGACCCTGATGCTGTTCAAGGACGGTGAAGTGGCAGCGACCAAGGTCGGCGCACTTTCCAAGTCCCAGCTGCAAGCGTTCCTCGACGCCAACATCTGA
- a CDS encoding acyltransferase family protein, with product MHTFGNRRDIDGLRALAVIPVVLYHFGFGAFSGGFVGVDVFFVISGFLITSIIFREISAGRFSFVDFWARRARRIIPALSVMMLAALVVGWIIMPANDYSQLGRAVRYQAMFASNILFMRQDGYFNPASDFKPLLHTWSLSVEEQYYILFPLLMVLLTRFLRHWRWMLFGLLVVSFAVNVWAIKREPDAAFFLLPMRAWELLCGAMLAVIPAAGRKWPAWVYQLVSTLGLCAVLYSIFGFDKYTRFPGWAALLPVLGATAMIWANGQAPTFVGRVLSVRAMVGIGLISYSWYLWHWPVFVYANAVSVDGMQAFEAAGWVVFTLVLAWMSWRFVELPFREKRLLAGRKPVLVAGLAALLVIGVAGQLVREGDGVPARLSGQAMQYAKARDWQQGQMECLLQRKSEDLTKVCRFGGDEHTPPVQLVWGDSHAAALKPAIEADAERYGIPVWLASLSGCLPILGHETRQQCQDFNQATLQSIREHKIRDVVLAARWSLYLYGEEDGDMQHVLYRDDSRPVAEQQVAKDLTAMVHSLRATGARVWIFKEVPLQRQGTVARLASLAMIGRSAERLGRPIAEHLARQQFLSSLFNQLSNEDPQVRVLDPTALMCPGGICRAEFDGYSQYMDENHLSDKGGERMKPLLAPIFLSENAVQGG from the coding sequence ATGCACACCTTTGGCAATCGTCGCGACATCGACGGGCTGCGGGCGCTGGCCGTCATCCCCGTGGTGCTCTACCACTTCGGCTTCGGCGCCTTCAGCGGCGGATTCGTCGGTGTCGACGTGTTTTTCGTCATCTCAGGCTTTCTGATCACCTCGATCATTTTTCGGGAGATCAGCGCCGGACGCTTCAGCTTTGTCGATTTCTGGGCGCGGCGTGCGCGGCGAATCATTCCTGCCCTGAGCGTCATGATGCTCGCCGCACTGGTAGTGGGCTGGATCATCATGCCCGCCAATGATTACTCGCAGCTTGGCCGAGCCGTGCGCTATCAGGCGATGTTCGCTTCCAACATCCTGTTCATGCGCCAGGACGGCTACTTCAACCCGGCTTCGGACTTCAAGCCGCTGCTGCACACCTGGTCGCTGTCGGTCGAAGAGCAGTACTACATTCTGTTTCCGCTGCTGATGGTGTTGTTGACCCGCTTCCTGCGGCACTGGCGCTGGATGTTGTTCGGGCTGCTGGTGGTGTCGTTTGCGGTGAACGTGTGGGCCATCAAACGTGAACCCGACGCAGCGTTCTTTCTGCTGCCCATGCGGGCGTGGGAGCTGCTGTGCGGCGCGATGCTGGCAGTAATTCCGGCAGCCGGACGCAAGTGGCCTGCGTGGGTGTATCAGCTGGTCAGCACGCTGGGCCTTTGTGCGGTGCTGTACTCCATTTTCGGTTTTGATAAATACACACGATTCCCAGGCTGGGCGGCACTGCTTCCTGTGCTGGGCGCCACGGCGATGATTTGGGCCAACGGTCAGGCTCCGACGTTTGTTGGACGCGTGTTGAGCGTGCGAGCGATGGTCGGCATTGGCCTGATTTCGTACTCGTGGTACCTCTGGCACTGGCCGGTTTTTGTCTACGCCAATGCCGTTTCCGTGGACGGCATGCAGGCATTCGAGGCCGCTGGCTGGGTCGTGTTCACGCTGGTTCTCGCGTGGATGAGCTGGCGTTTCGTCGAGCTGCCCTTCCGTGAAAAGCGTTTGCTGGCCGGGCGCAAGCCTGTACTGGTTGCCGGATTGGCTGCCTTACTCGTCATCGGCGTCGCCGGGCAACTCGTGCGTGAAGGCGATGGTGTGCCGGCACGCCTTTCTGGCCAGGCGATGCAATATGCAAAGGCCCGCGATTGGCAGCAAGGGCAGATGGAGTGCCTGCTGCAGCGTAAAAGTGAGGATCTGACGAAGGTGTGTCGTTTCGGCGGCGACGAGCACACGCCGCCCGTGCAACTGGTGTGGGGCGACAGTCATGCCGCAGCGTTGAAGCCTGCGATCGAGGCCGACGCCGAGCGTTACGGGATTCCCGTCTGGCTCGCCAGTCTCTCCGGTTGCCTGCCGATCCTGGGTCACGAAACCCGCCAGCAATGCCAGGATTTCAATCAGGCTACGCTGCAATCCATTCGCGAACACAAGATCCGCGACGTCGTCTTGGCCGCGCGCTGGAGCCTGTATCTGTATGGCGAGGAGGACGGTGACATGCAGCACGTTCTGTATCGCGACGACAGCCGCCCTGTCGCCGAGCAACAAGTGGCGAAGGATCTGACAGCCATGGTTCACAGCCTGCGGGCAACAGGGGCGCGGGTCTGGATTTTCAAGGAAGTGCCGCTGCAACGGCAGGGCACCGTGGCGCGTCTGGCGAGCCTGGCCATGATCGGGCGGTCGGCCGAGCGGCTGGGGCGACCGATTGCCGAGCATCTTGCCCGTCAGCAGTTCTTGAGTTCGCTGTTCAATCAGTTGAGCAATGAAGACCCGCAAGTGCGAGTCCTCGACCCGACAGCATTGATGTGCCCCGGTGGTATTTGCCGGGCGGAGTTCGACGGCTATTCGCAATACATGGATGAAAATCACCTGTCGGATAAAGGTGGCGAGCGCATGAAGCCATTGCTTGCACCGATCTTCCTCAGCGAAAACGCTGTTCAAGGCGGGTGA
- the ubiD gene encoding 4-hydroxy-3-polyprenylbenzoate decarboxylase → MKFKDLRDFVQQLEQRGELKRIQVPISPVLEMTEVCDRTLRNKGPALLFENPTGFDIPVLGNLFGTPERVAMGMGAESTEELREIGKLLAFLKEPEPPKGLKDAWSKLPIFRKVIAMAPKVVKDAPCQEIVIEGDDVDLGMLPVQTCWPGDVGPLITWGLTITKGPNKERQNLGIYRQQVIGRNKVIMRWLSHRGGALDFKEWCNKHPGQPFPVSVALGADPATILGAVTPVPDSLSEYAFAGLLRGNRTELIKCRGNDLQVPASAEIVLEGVIHPGEMADEGPYGDHTGYYNEVDSFPVFTVERITHRIKPIYHSTYTGRPPDEPAILGVALNEVFVPILQKQFPEITDFYLPPEGCSYRMAVVTMKKQYPGHAKRVMLGVWSFLRQFMYTKFVIVTDDDINARDWNDVIWAITTRMDPKRDTVMIDNTPIDYLDFASPVSGLGSKMGLDATHKWPGETTREWGRAIVKDEAVTRRIDDIWNQLGID, encoded by the coding sequence ATGAAATTCAAGGATCTACGGGATTTCGTGCAGCAGCTTGAGCAGCGCGGAGAGTTGAAACGCATTCAGGTACCCATTTCTCCCGTGTTGGAGATGACCGAAGTCTGCGACCGGACCCTGCGCAACAAGGGACCGGCCTTGCTGTTCGAGAACCCGACCGGCTTCGATATTCCGGTGCTTGGCAACCTGTTTGGCACGCCTGAGCGCGTGGCGATGGGCATGGGCGCCGAATCGACCGAAGAGCTGCGTGAAATCGGCAAGCTGCTGGCGTTTCTCAAAGAGCCCGAGCCACCCAAGGGGCTGAAAGACGCCTGGTCCAAGCTGCCTATCTTCAGAAAAGTCATCGCCATGGCGCCGAAAGTCGTCAAGGACGCGCCTTGTCAGGAAATCGTGATCGAGGGCGACGATGTCGACCTCGGCATGCTGCCCGTGCAGACCTGCTGGCCGGGCGACGTCGGCCCGTTGATTACGTGGGGACTGACGATCACCAAAGGCCCGAATAAAGAGCGCCAGAACCTGGGCATCTATCGCCAGCAGGTGATCGGTCGCAACAAGGTCATCATGCGCTGGCTCAGCCATCGTGGCGGCGCGCTGGACTTCAAGGAATGGTGCAACAAGCATCCCGGTCAGCCATTTCCGGTGTCCGTGGCCTTGGGTGCAGACCCGGCGACCATCCTCGGTGCCGTGACTCCCGTGCCAGACAGCCTCTCCGAATATGCATTCGCCGGCCTGTTGCGTGGCAACCGGACCGAGCTGATCAAATGCCGTGGCAACGACCTGCAAGTGCCAGCGAGCGCGGAAATCGTGCTTGAAGGCGTTATTCATCCGGGTGAAATGGCCGATGAAGGTCCTTACGGGGACCACACCGGTTATTACAACGAAGTCGACAGCTTCCCGGTGTTCACCGTCGAGCGCATTACCCACCGCATCAAACCGATCTACCACAGCACTTACACCGGCCGTCCGCCGGATGAGCCGGCCATTCTCGGTGTGGCGTTGAACGAAGTGTTCGTGCCGATCCTCCAAAAGCAGTTCCCGGAAATCACGGACTTCTATCTGCCCCCTGAAGGTTGCTCGTACCGCATGGCGGTCGTGACCATGAAGAAGCAGTATCCCGGCCACGCCAAGCGCGTGATGTTGGGTGTGTGGTCGTTTTTGCGACAGTTCATGTACACCAAGTTCGTTATCGTCACTGATGACGACATCAATGCCCGTGACTGGAATGACGTCATCTGGGCAATCACCACGCGCATGGACCCCAAGCGCGATACGGTGATGATCGACAACACGCCGATCGATTACCTCGACTTCGCCTCGCCTGTCTCCGGGCTGGGGTCGAAAATGGGGCTCGATGCGACGCACAAATGGCCGGGCGAGACGACCCGTGAATGGGGTCGCGCCATCGTCAAGGACGAAGCCGTCACTCGCCGGATCGACGACATCTGGAATCAGCTGGGAATAGATTGA